Proteins encoded together in one Ammospiza nelsoni isolate bAmmNel1 chromosome Z, bAmmNel1.pri, whole genome shotgun sequence window:
- the LOC132086923 gene encoding cryptic protein-like — translation MCWGNHVRILFTLTLVWQAVHLEKSPEKEERKEVVKGLNATALKQQPKNEGTFTNALSDMNQSYESRKQQSSRSLVPFTGITESKKLNRRCCQNGGTCILGTFCACLKYFTGRHCEYDERLGNCGSIPHGVWVLKDCWLCRCAYGTLHCLSEIRRSNCELTSETEEIIRLYSNGLRLQQTVISVTCLLAILWSSSSWQL, via the exons aattctTTTCACTTTGACTCTGGTCTGGCAGGCTGTTCATTTAGAAAAAA GCCCTGAAAAAGAAGAACGGAAAGAAGTTGTGAAAGGTCTCAATGCTACAGCGCTAAAGCAGCAGCCCAAGAACGAAGGGACCTTTACAAATGCGCTCAGTGATATGAATCAGAGTTACGAAAGTAGAAAGCAACAGAGTTCCAGGTCTTTAGTACCTTTCACTGGAATTACAGAGA GTAAAAAACTGAACAGACGCTGCTGCCAGAATGGAGGGACTTGTATCCTGGGGACCTTCTGTGCCTGCCTGAAGTACTTCACCGGCAGACACTGCGAATATGATGAGCGGCTAGG AAACTGCGGCAGCATTCCCCACGGCGTCTGGGTGCTGAAGGACTGCTGGCTGTGTCGGTGTGCCTATGGAACACTGCACTGTCTCTCGGAAATAAGGCGGAGTAACTGCG aaCTGACATCGGAAACAGAGGAAATTATCAGACTGTATTCTAATGGTTTAAGATTACAGCAAACAGTGATTTCAGTCACTTGCCTGCTCGCCATCCTCTGGAGTTCTTCTAGCTGGCAGCTGTGA
- the LOC132086931 gene encoding protein FAM240B-like isoform X1, producing the protein MNSQYMRHEVRGCETSDLRNFWEKTIEQQTQYLQSEKERQRRSALTNSSTGKFISFLFELRNEWMERLEKRIKMLRTQSEDSSS; encoded by the exons ATGAATAGCCAGTATATGCGTCATGAAGTGCGGGGCTGTGAAACCAGCGACCTGAGGAACTTCTGGGAAAAGACCATCGAACAACAAACTCAGTATCTGCAAAGTGAAAAGGAACGTCAGCGAAGAAGTGCTCTGACAAA CTCCTCAACTGGGAAAttcatctcctttctctttGA GCTCAGAAATGAATGGATGGAGAGGCTGGAAAAACGGATAAAGATGTTGAGGACCCAATCTGAAGACTCATCCAGCTGA
- the LOC132086931 gene encoding protein FAM240B-like isoform X2 — protein sequence MNSQYMRHEVRGCETSDLRNFWEKTIEQQTQYLQSEKERQRRSALTKLRNEWMERLEKRIKMLRTQSEDSSS from the exons ATGAATAGCCAGTATATGCGTCATGAAGTGCGGGGCTGTGAAACCAGCGACCTGAGGAACTTCTGGGAAAAGACCATCGAACAACAAACTCAGTATCTGCAAAGTGAAAAGGAACGTCAGCGAAGAAGTGCTCTGACAAA GCTCAGAAATGAATGGATGGAGAGGCTGGAAAAACGGATAAAGATGTTGAGGACCCAATCTGAAGACTCATCCAGCTGA